A stretch of DNA from Serinibacter arcticus:
CAGCGAGCCGGCGGCGGCCCCGGCGTCGATCGGGGGCACGCGGGCGAGCGTGAGGGTCTGGTTCGGCGAGATGACGAGTCCGTTGCCGAAGCCGGCGAAGAGCAGGATGCCGGCGGCCACCCAGATCACGGTCGGTTCCGGCACGGTCATCACCACGAGGTCGAGCGCTGCCAGGGCCACCACCGTGATCGCGATCCCGATGACGACCAGCGGCCGCCCGATCCGGGAGATCCAGCGTCCGCCGAGTGTCGCGGCGATCGCCCCCGCCACGGAGAACGGCGTCAGCACGAGTCCCGCCTGCAGCGGCGAGAGCCCGAGGCCGGACTGCAGGTAGAGCGTCGAGGCGAGCCAGATCCCGGTGAAGGACAGGAAGTACAGGGTCGAGACGCCGACCCCGAACGTGAACGAGGGGACGCGCAGCAGGTTGCCCGGGATGAGCGGGAGCCCGCCCCGCGCCGTCACGCGGCGCTCCCACCACACGAGCGCCGCGATGAGGACGGCGCCGACGCCGATCACCCACCAGGCGGGGGAGGGGGCGGAGGCGGCGGCGTCGCCGGACCCGCCGCCGGAGCCCTCCGACGTCGACGTCACGAACGGCCACATGATCGCCACGACGGCGGCCGCGAGCAGGAGCGAGCCCACGACGTCGAGCCTGGCGCCCTTCTGCTCGGGCTTCTTCTCGGGCCGCGGCAGCAGCTTCCACGCGAGGGGGAGGAGCACGAGGCCGATCGGCACGTTGACCAGGAAGACCGAGCGCCAGCCCTCGCCCTCGCCGAAGATCGCCAGCAGGGCGCCGCCCGCGAGCGGGCCGATCGCCGTCGAGACCCCGATGGTGGCGCCGAACAGGCCGAACGCCCGACCGCGCTCCGGGCCCTTGAAGAGATCCTGGATGAAGCCGATCACCTGGGGGTTGAGGACGCCGGCCGCGAGGCCCTGCGCGAACCTCACACCGGCGAGCGCCGGGCCCGACTGCACGAGCCCGCACGCGGCGGAGGTCACGACGAAGGCCGCGAGGCCGATGAGGAAGAGGTTGCGGCGGCCGTAGACGTCGCCCAGCCGGCCCGCGGGGACGAGCGCGAGGCCGAATGCCAGCGTGTAACCGGCGAGGATCCACTGCAGCTCGCTCGGGCCGGCCTCCAGCGACCCCTCGATCGAGGGGAGCGCGACGTTGACGATCGTGACGTCCAGCAGCGTCATGAAGCCGGCGCCGAGGCAGACGGCGAAGGCGGGCCAGCGCGCGTCGCGCGCGGGCCGGTCCGGGCCGGACGACGAGGCGGCGGAGGTGGAGCGGGGAGGGGTGGGCAGGGGCGAGCCCGCGTCGGATGGCACCACCTACATGTACCACCGCGCGGGCCGGACGGGTCCGGGCGGTTTCCTCGTCTCGCCGGGCGGCGGGTGGGGTCGATCGGCGGTGTCCGAACCGGGCGCGGGGTCGATCCGAGGCGCCGCACGCCGTCGCTCGCACCCACGCGGGGGTGGAGGCGCCGCCGATCCGACCCACCACGGGAGGACCGGGCGTGCCGCGGCGCTCAGGGTTGTCCCGGATCTTCGTCCCGATGGGCAGTTCTCCCCCGGGCACGGGCCGCGGCGGGCACCTCTCCTGGCGTAGATTGTCCGCGACGCCTGCCGCCACCGACGAAGGATCGCGATGACCTCCGAAGCAGCACCCCTCGAGCCGCCCGTCGCCGTCGAGACGCTGACGCTGACAGCCCCCGGACCGGTGCAGTCGGTCTCCGCCACCCAGGCCCCCGCGATGGCCCCGCGCATCGACGCCGCGGTCATCCCGTCCCTGGACGCGAAGGTCAGCTCCTACCTCACCCAGCTCTCGGGCGCCACGCCCCGCTCGCCGGAGTTCGCGGCCAAGGCGGACGACATCCGCACCATGGGCGACGCCGAGATCCGCAAGGCCGCCGAGGTGTCCAACCGTCTGCTCCAGGCGCCGGTCAAGGAGATCCGCGAGGGTGGCATCGCCGAGTCCTCCTCCGTGAGCAAGTCGCTGCTCGACCTGCGCCGCGTGGTGGACGAGCTCGACCCCAGCGAGAAGACGTTCGGTCGCAAGCTGCTCGGCATCCTCCCGTTCGGCGACAAGATCGGCGACTACTTCCGTCAGTACGAGAGCGCCCAGAAGCAGATCGACGCGATCATCCGCTCGCTCTACTCGGGCCAGGACGAGCTGCGCAAGGACAACGCCGCGCTCAACCTCGAGAAGCGCCAGCTCTGGGAGACCATGACGCGTCTCAACCAGTACATCTACGTCGCCGAGCAGCTCGACGTCGGCGTCTCCGCCGCCATCGCCGAGGTCGAGGCCACGGACCCCGACCGCGCCACGGCCCTGCGCGAGGACGTGCTGTTCTACGTCCGCCAGAAGCACCAGGACCTGCTGACGCAGCTCGCCGTCTCCATCCAGGGCTACCTCGCGATGGACATCATCCTGAAGAACAACCAGGAGCTCATCAAGGGCGTCGACCGCGCGACGACGACGACCGTCTCCGCGCTGCGCACGGCCGTGATCGTGGCGCAGGCGCTCGCGAACCAGAAGCTCGTGCTCGACCAGATCACGGCGCTGAACACCACGACGTCCGGCCTCATCGAGTCGACGTCGCGGATGCTCCGGCAGAACTCGGCCGAGATCCAGCAGCAGGCCGCGAGCGCGTCGGTCGGCATCGAGCAGCTGCAGGCCGCCTTCGAGAACATCTACGCGACGCTCGACTCCATCTCGACGTTCAAGATCCAGGCGCTCGACTCGATGGCCAAGACCATCGGCGTGCTCCAGGTCGAGACGACGAAGGCCACGGAGTACGTCGACCGCGCGCGTCGCGCCGAGAGCCCCGAGAACCTCGGCGTGAGCAACGGCTCGCTCGACCTCGGCCGGCTGTAGAGCGAGGGTCGCGGGGTGGGGTGGTTCGACGGCGTCATCGGCAGGCTCGCCGGACGTGCCAACGAGGTGACGGCGGAGCAGCGTCCTGACGTCCCCGAACCGCCGTCGTCCGCCCAGATCCTCGCGGCCGTGCAGGGTGTCGAGGACCGCGTGACCGGCCGCGTCGGTCCCGCGGTCTCCTCGCGGGTGCACCGCATCACGGTGCGCATCGCGGAGATGGTGCCGCGGCTGGACCGGATGGGGGTGGCGAGCCTCGAGGCGCACACCGTCGTCTCGACGGCGACGAGCTACCTCCCCGAGGCGATCGACACCTACCTGCGGCTGCCCCGCGACTTCGCCGACCGCCGCGTCGTCGCGAACGGCAAGACCTCCCTGATGCTGCTGTGCGACCAGCTCGACCTGCTCGCGGTCACCCTCGGGAAGATCTCCGACGCCGTCTCGCGCTCCGACGCCAACGCCCTCATCGCCCACGGCGACTTCCTCGCCTCGAAGTTCTCGACGTCCTCGCTGGCGCTCGCCGCCGACACCGAGGGCGTCCCACCCCAGCCGGCCGCCCCCGGCGAGCCCGGCCGACTGGAGGCCCCGTGACCGCGAGCAGGAACACCGACGACGTCGTCATCCACGAGGCGGTGGACCGACTGCTCGCCGCCGGTACGGAGGCGGGGCTCGACGCCGACCGCATCCGCACGGAGGCCGGCGCCGTCGCGGCTGCCGTCGCCGAGTCCGCCCCGGGTGCCCCGGCCGACTGGTTGCGGGTGTTCGGGCGCGAGCGCACGACGGAGTTCTTCTCGGCGGCGAACGCCGGACGTCGGCTGCGCACCTCGCCGTCGGACACGCTCGTCGCGCTGCGGCTGACACGCCGCGACGAGGCGACGGCGTACGCGGACGCGCTCGTCGAGCTCGCCGCGGCCGCCGCCGTCGGGCTCGGTCGACCCGGCCCGATCGTGGCGCAGGTCGCCTCGGAGGTCGCGACGGCGCAGCGCGGGTCGTCCGCGGCGCCGGCGGCCCCCGCGCTCCCGACACCGACCTTCCCGACGTCGACGACGCCCCCCGCCGTCGACCTCACCTCGTTCGGGTCCTCCGCCCCGACGGCCGGCCCCGCCGCGTCGTCGGGCGTGAACCTGCCGACCCCGACCTCGGCCGGGGGCTCGACGGGCTGCCCGGCGTCGCGGAGATCCTCGAGGCGCTGCGGGGCGGGTCGTCCGTTGCCTCGCCCGGGGCGCCGGTGACGCCGACCGGCCAGCCCGGCCAGCCCGGCCAGCCCGGCCAGCCCGGCCAGCCCGGCCAGCCCGGTGAGCCCGCCGCGGCCGGTGCCACGGCGGCCGGGACCGAGGCCGCCGCGGCGGCCGAGGCCGAGGAGGCCGAGCCGCTGCCCACGCTCGAGGAGCTGATGGCGACGCTCGACGACCTCGTCGGCCTCGACCGCGCGAAGTCGCAGGTGCGCCGCCAGATCGAGATGCTGCGCGTGGAGAAGCTGCGCACCGAGGCGGGCCTGACCCGACCGACGCTGACGCGCCACCTCGTGTTCGTCGGCAATCCCGGCACCGGCAAGACCACGGTCGCGCGGCTCGTGTCGGGCATCTACCGTGCCCTCGGCCTGCTGTCCAAGGGCCACCTGGTGGAGGTCGACCGCTCCGAGCTCGTGGCCGGATACCTGGGCCAGACCGCGGCGAAGACGTCCGAGGTGGTGCAGTCGGCCCTCGGTGGCGTGCTGTTCATCGACGAGGCCTACTCGCTCTCGCAGGGGGTCAACGGTCCGGACGCCTACGGCTCCGAGGCGGTCAACACCCTGGTCAAGGACATGGAGGACCACCGCGACGACCTCGTGGTGATCGTCGCCGGCTACCCCGGACCGATGAAGGACTTCATCGCGACCAACCCGGGCCTGGAGTCGCGGTTCTCCACGACCATCACGTTCGAGGACTACACCGACGTCGAGCTGCGGGAGATCTTCACGCTGCAGGCGAGCGGCGCCGACTTCGAGCCGACGCCGGAGTGCCTGGCGCGCGTCGAGGAGATCACGAGCGTCCAGCCCCGCAACTCCGGTTTCGGCAACGGACGCTACGTGCGCAACCTGCTCGACGCCGCGATCGCCCGGCACGCCTGGCGACTGCGGGACGTCGAGGCCCCCACGCTCGACCAGCTGCGCACGCTCGTGCCCGAGGACCTCGTCGACCCGAGCGGCAAGGACCTCGACGAGACGCTCGCGCTGCTCGAACCCACCGCGGACCCGAGCGACGCCGAGCCGAGCGACGTAGACGCGAGCGACGCCGAGCCGACCGCGGACGACGCGGACGGACGCGACGCCGTCGTGATGGATGAACCGATCGAGCCGATCGACCCGGCTCCGGGGCCCGACCCGGACGCCGACCAGCAGGAGGAGCAGCGCCCATGACTTCCGTCCCGACCGCACCGGGTGGCCGGACCGCGGGCGCGCCGCGCCGTCCCGGCCCGGTCCCGCCCGCCGTCGGCCAGCGCCCCGGCGCCCCGGCGACGCCGCCCGCCGGCGCCCCGGCGAAGACGACCTCGCGCCGCGAGGGGCTGCGCCGCACGCCCGGCCGGCTGCGCGCCCTCATCGCTCTGAGCATCCTCGTGTCGCTGATCGTCGCGGCGTGCGGCGTCCTGCTCGGCACGCTGACGACGGCGACGACGTCGCGCGTGGTCGAGCGGGTGGACTCCATTCTCGAGCTGCAGACGGCACGCTCCGACCTCGTCGCCGCCAACGGCACCGCGAGCAACGCGTTCCTCGTCGGCGGGCTCGAGCCCACCCCGCAGCGCGAGGCCTACGTCCTCGAGCTCGCGGACGGCACCTCCCGGATCGCGGCGCTGGCGGACTCCGACGCCGACCCCGAGAACACGCTCGGTCCCGTCGCCGCCTCCCTCACCACCTACTCGGGCCTCATCGAGCAGGCGCGCGCCAACAACCGCCAGGGCTTCCCGGTGGGCGCCGCTTACCTCGACACCGCGTCCGTGCTGCTGGCGCAGGACGTGCTCCCGCCGATCGACGAGGCCATCGTCCGCAACGCCGACGCCGCGGCGCGCGACCTGAACTCCGCCTCGGCGACGTCCAGCCTCCTGTGGATCGTGGTCGCCGGCGTCGTGATCCTCGTGGCGATCCAGGTCTGGCTCGCCCGGCGCATGCGTCGCACCATCAATCCCGCGATGCTCGTCGGCACGCTCGTCGTGCTCGTCGCCTGGCTCGCGTGCACGATCGCCGCGTCGGGCAGCAACGACACGCTCCGTGAGACGCGGCAGAACCCGTACGCGGCGACGCTCGCCACCTCGCAGGCGCTGTCGCTGGCGGGCGAGGCCCGGACCGCGGAGTCCTTCGGGCTCATCCAGCGCGGCTCGGGCGCCGCGTCGGAGGAGACGTTCACGGCCCTCGTCGCCGAGGCCGAGGACCAGCTCGACCGCCCGGCCGTCACGGGCACGCTCGTCGCGGACGCGCTCGCCGACTGGGTCGGCGGGCACGAGGCGATCCGCGCGCTCGACGACGCGGGCGACTGGGACGGGGCGGTCGCCCTCGCGACCGACACCGCCGAGACCGCCCCCACCGCGCAGTACGTGGCCTTCACGACGACGGCGAACGCCGAGGTCGAGCGACTCTCGGAGGAGGCCCGCGACGGCTTCCGGTCCGCGGGCTCCGGGGTCACCGTGGCCAGCTGGACGCTCGTCGCGGCCGGTCTCGCGTGCGCCGTGCTCTCCTGGCGAGGACTCAACAAGCGGCTGGAGGAGTACCGATGAGCGCGTCGTTGCGACGGGGACCCCGCAGGCGGACGACGGCGGTGCTGGCCGGCGCGCTGAGCGTGCTCGCGCTCGCCGCGTGCACCGGCCCGACCGGCCTCGACGACCTCGGTCGCCAGCCGGCCGAGACCGCCACCGAGGACCCGACCACCCCGGCCGTCCCCGGGGCTGCCACCTGCTCCGACGCCACCACGTCGTACACCCCGTCCGCCCTCCCGGAGGCCGGCGCGTTCGAGCCCGGCAGCACGATGGCGGAGATCTACGACCGCGGCGCGCTGGTGGCCGGCATCTCGGCCGACACCCTGCTCATGGGCTCGCGCAACCCGCTCACGGGCGAGATCGAGGGCTTCGACGTCGACGTGCTGCGCGACATCTCGACGGCGATCTTCGGCACGCCCGACCGAGTGCAGTTCCGCGTCATCACCTCGGGCGAGCGGATGGGGGTGCTGGAGAACGAGGAGGTCGACGTCGTCGCCCGCACGTTCTCCATGACCTGCACGCGCTGGGAGACGATCGCCTTCTCGGCCGAGTACTACGGCGCGGGCCAGAAGGTGCTCGTCTCCGCCGAGTCCACGGCGACGGGGCTCGACGACCTCGACGGCGAGCGCGTCTGCGCGCCGGCGGGCACCACGACCCTCACGCGCCTGGAGACCTACACCGGCATCGAGGTCGTGCCCGCGCGCACCCACACCGCGTGCCTGGCGCTCTTCCAGCAGGCGCAGGTCGACGCGATCACCGGCGACGACACGATCCTCGCGGGCTTCGCCGCCCAGGACCCGTACGCCAAGGTGATCGGCGAGGCCATCAGCGAGGAGCCGTACGGCGTCGGCATCCCGGCGGGGAACACCGACATGGCGGCGTTCGTCAACGCGGTGCTCGAGCAGCGCGTGGCCGACGGCCGCTGGCAGGCCTCCTACGACCGGTGGCTCGGGGTGCTGGGCGACGACGTCGCCGCGCCCACGCCGGTCTACGGACGCTCGTAGTGGTCACGAGCGCACCCACCGCCCCGACGGCCCCGGGCCGGCTGGGGGAGGCGATCCCGACCGAGGCCCTGCTGAGCTACCAGGCGGATCTCGGCACGTGGCTGGCCGACCGTCGCACCGAGCTCGGCCGGCTCGACGCCGCCGCCCAGCGTGCAGCGAACGCCCAGACGTTCACGGGCGACGTCGTGCTCGCGATGAGCATGTGGCAGTCGGTGAGCACCGGGGCCGAGCAGCTGCGCGAGCTGTGGGACTCGGGCCGGGCCGACGCCGTCGCGCGCGAACGGATGTCGCGGGTGATCTGGGGCCGTCTCGACGGCGTCCAGGTGCCCGGGGGCGGCACGGACCCGAGCAGTCAGGTCTCGCTGGTCGAGGCCACCCGGCTGTGCGACGCGCTGATCTCGCAGCTGCGGGTCCGGCTCTCGTTCGACCCGCACCAGGCCGACACGGTCGCTCGCCTGCGCACGATCAGGGCGGGTCTCGTCCGCAGCGGCGACCTGCTGCTGCGGGAGGGGGAGGGCGACTCCGCGGGCGTGGCCGAGCTCGTGGCGCGGCTCGACCGCGTGACGGCCGACGCGGCTCGCGGCGCCGACGTCTCCGGACCGCTCGCGGAGCTGGAGCTCGCCTCGGCGCGTGCCGAGCGCGACTCGATCGTGGCCGCCGCCCGCCGGCACGAGCGCGACCGGGACGCCTCGCGCGCCGAGTCGCTGCTCGAGCGGCTGTCGGCGCGCTCCGACGTGCTCGCCGACCTCGCCGCGCGCTGCCGGCGTGAGGTGCTGCGCGCCCCGAACCTCGCCGTGCCCGACGTCTCGCGCCTCGGCGACGTACCGCAGGACGCCCAGGCGCTGGCGGCCTACCTCACGCGGCTCGAGCTGGTCGCGCGGGCGATGGACGCCGTCGAGGACGCCTACTCCACCCCGCTGCGCACGCGCGCGTCGCTGCGGTTCCGTCTCAGCAGCGCGAGCACCCGGGCCCGCGAGAACGGTCGCGACGCGTCGCCGACCGTGCGTGCGGGCCTCGCCGAGGCGCGCGAGGTCGTCGAGCTGACGCCGTGCGACGTCGAGCTCGCGGCCGACCTGGTCGACATCTACGAACGCCTGTCGCAGGAGCTGCCCCACCGCAGCCGGCCGGCCGGACGAGCGGAAGGAAGGACCCCGTGAGCACCACGAGCGCTTGCACCCAGCCGGGGTG
This window harbors:
- a CDS encoding MFS transporter, whose amino-acid sequence is MPSDAGSPLPTPPRSTSAASSSGPDRPARDARWPAFAVCLGAGFMTLLDVTIVNVALPSIEGSLEAGPSELQWILAGYTLAFGLALVPAGRLGDVYGRRNLFLIGLAAFVVTSAACGLVQSGPALAGVRFAQGLAAGVLNPQVIGFIQDLFKGPERGRAFGLFGATIGVSTAIGPLAGGALLAIFGEGEGWRSVFLVNVPIGLVLLPLAWKLLPRPEKKPEQKGARLDVVGSLLLAAAVVAIMWPFVTSTSEGSGGGSGDAAASAPSPAWWVIGVGAVLIAALVWWERRVTARGGLPLIPGNLLRVPSFTFGVGVSTLYFLSFTGIWLASTLYLQSGLGLSPLQAGLVLTPFSVAGAIAATLGGRWISRIGRPLVVIGIAITVVALAALDLVVMTVPEPTVIWVAAGILLFAGFGNGLVISPNQTLTLARVPPIDAGAAAGSLQTMQRLGAAIGVSANAAAFFAVLAATDSYTDAFATSLRVVVGVMLVALVIAVVDWRRRSDVHESAVESAS
- a CDS encoding toxic anion resistance protein — its product is MTSEAAPLEPPVAVETLTLTAPGPVQSVSATQAPAMAPRIDAAVIPSLDAKVSSYLTQLSGATPRSPEFAAKADDIRTMGDAEIRKAAEVSNRLLQAPVKEIREGGIAESSSVSKSLLDLRRVVDELDPSEKTFGRKLLGILPFGDKIGDYFRQYESAQKQIDAIIRSLYSGQDELRKDNAALNLEKRQLWETMTRLNQYIYVAEQLDVGVSAAIAEVEATDPDRATALREDVLFYVRQKHQDLLTQLAVSIQGYLAMDIILKNNQELIKGVDRATTTTVSALRTAVIVAQALANQKLVLDQITALNTTTSGLIESTSRMLRQNSAEIQQQAASASVGIEQLQAAFENIYATLDSISTFKIQALDSMAKTIGVLQVETTKATEYVDRARRAESPENLGVSNGSLDLGRL
- a CDS encoding AAA family ATPase → MTPTGQPGQPGQPGQPGQPGQPGEPAAAGATAAGTEAAAAAEAEEAEPLPTLEELMATLDDLVGLDRAKSQVRRQIEMLRVEKLRTEAGLTRPTLTRHLVFVGNPGTGKTTVARLVSGIYRALGLLSKGHLVEVDRSELVAGYLGQTAAKTSEVVQSALGGVLFIDEAYSLSQGVNGPDAYGSEAVNTLVKDMEDHRDDLVVIVAGYPGPMKDFIATNPGLESRFSTTITFEDYTDVELREIFTLQASGADFEPTPECLARVEEITSVQPRNSGFGNGRYVRNLLDAAIARHAWRLRDVEAPTLDQLRTLVPEDLVDPSGKDLDETLALLEPTADPSDAEPSDVDASDAEPTADDADGRDAVVMDEPIEPIDPAPGPDPDADQQEEQRP
- a CDS encoding glutamate ABC transporter substrate-binding protein, which encodes MSASLRRGPRRRTTAVLAGALSVLALAACTGPTGLDDLGRQPAETATEDPTTPAVPGAATCSDATTSYTPSALPEAGAFEPGSTMAEIYDRGALVAGISADTLLMGSRNPLTGEIEGFDVDVLRDISTAIFGTPDRVQFRVITSGERMGVLENEEVDVVARTFSMTCTRWETIAFSAEYYGAGQKVLVSAESTATGLDDLDGERVCAPAGTTTLTRLETYTGIEVVPARTHTACLALFQQAQVDAITGDDTILAGFAAQDPYAKVIGEAISEEPYGVGIPAGNTDMAAFVNAVLEQRVADGRWQASYDRWLGVLGDDVAAPTPVYGRS